From Rhodamnia argentea isolate NSW1041297 chromosome 10, ASM2092103v1, whole genome shotgun sequence, a single genomic window includes:
- the LOC115729698 gene encoding uncharacterized protein LOC115729698 has product MHFLGDTEVEVSFAGLEGKEEDVNSEMATATVKVLPPWMIKQGTNLRKEQRGEVGEESKMESTSMSSQLSDDKKSTVHSDDKKSLQDEYRKASYAALLKKQQELEESAKKQLQPSDSDIADGHSDTSSPRQVGVKAKRDPEDDVWEEAHYAGNTSESCKVGDLTV; this is encoded by the exons ATGCATTTTCTTGGTGACACGGAG GTTGAAGTTTCCTTTGCTGGTCTTGAGGGGAAGGAAGAGGATGTCAACTCTGAAATGGCTACCGCAACCGTGAAAGTTTTACCACCGTGGATGATTAAACAAGGAACGAACCTTAGAAAAGAACAGCGTGGAGAGGTTGGGGAGGAATCAAAGATGGAGAGTACTTCGATGTCCTCCCAGTTGTCAGATGACAAGAAATCTACTGTCCACAGTGATGATAAGAAGAGCTTACAG GATGAGTATAGAAAAGCATCCTATGCTGCTCTCCTCAAGAAACAGCAGGAACTGGAAGAATCTGCAAAGAAGCAACTGCAGCCATCTGATTCGGATATCGCAGATGGtcattctgatacatcttcccCCCGTCAAGTGGGCGTGAAGGCTAAACGTGATCCCGAGGATGATGTTTGGGAAGAGGCTCACTATGCAG GAAATACAAGTGAAAGTTGTAAGGTCGGTGACTTGACTGTCTGA